One window from the genome of Phycisphaerales bacterium encodes:
- a CDS encoding translation elongation factor 4 → MDQEHIRNFSIIAHIDHGKSTLADRLLQATNAVSAREAKEQILDSMDIERERGITIKASAVTVAHHHTPGEKADELESDAAVGDAQGAGGADVKTHGSELYMLNFIDTPGHVDFNYEVSRALKACEGAILVVDSTQGVQAQTLVNAYLAVNENLTIIPVINKIDLPSARVDDVAMEIEQTLGFAAEDCILVSAKTGRGIPELLAAICEKFPPPRQPVMTQLRALIFDAVYDDYRGVIVYVRVFDGHLKVGDKIRMMGIGRSFQVSDIGKNNPKPFRVPSIGPGETGYVVAAIRTLKDVRIGDTVTLENDPASEALPGFQFPRQMVFCDFYPATSEDGEGSDFEMLRDAVEKLSLNDSSFTFAPVHSEALGFGYRCGFLGLLHMDIIQERLEREGGVEIVQTAPTVSYQVLMRSTGTVTGKSGQALKPVDPKSEHYVAPAEGMQLLEVNNPADLPDMGTIEEIREPICRVEIMLPKEYIGDVMKLCLDRRGLYKAQTFVSQSREMVTFEIPLAEIIYDFFDKMKGLTSGYGTMDYEIIGYKADRLVKLDILINGDPVEALAVIVHRDRAEYRGRGLVSKLREQIPRHQFEIPVQAAIGGKIIARETIKAFRKNVLAKCYGGDVSRKRKLLEKQKEGKKRMKNVGSVTIPQEAFMAVLDQGD, encoded by the coding sequence ATGGACCAGGAGCACATCCGCAACTTCTCGATCATCGCCCACATCGACCACGGCAAGTCCACGCTGGCCGACCGGCTGCTGCAGGCGACCAACGCCGTCTCCGCGCGCGAAGCCAAGGAGCAGATCCTCGACTCGATGGACATCGAGCGCGAGCGCGGCATCACCATCAAAGCCTCGGCGGTGACGGTGGCGCACCACCACACCCCCGGCGAGAAGGCCGACGAACTCGAGTCCGATGCGGCAGTGGGGGACGCCCAGGGCGCCGGCGGCGCCGACGTCAAGACGCACGGCTCCGAGCTCTACATGCTCAACTTCATCGATACACCCGGGCACGTGGACTTCAACTACGAAGTCTCGCGCGCCCTCAAGGCGTGCGAGGGCGCCATCCTCGTCGTCGACTCCACCCAGGGCGTGCAGGCCCAGACGCTCGTCAACGCGTACCTCGCGGTCAACGAGAACCTCACGATCATCCCGGTCATCAACAAGATCGACCTGCCCTCCGCCCGCGTCGATGACGTCGCCATGGAGATCGAGCAGACCCTCGGCTTCGCCGCCGAGGACTGCATCCTCGTGTCCGCCAAGACCGGGCGGGGAATCCCCGAGCTGCTGGCCGCGATCTGCGAGAAGTTCCCCCCGCCGCGCCAGCCGGTGATGACGCAGCTGCGGGCGCTGATCTTCGACGCCGTGTACGACGACTACCGCGGCGTGATCGTGTACGTGCGGGTCTTCGACGGCCACCTCAAGGTGGGCGACAAGATCCGCATGATGGGCATCGGACGCTCGTTCCAGGTCAGCGACATCGGCAAGAACAACCCCAAGCCCTTCCGCGTGCCCTCCATCGGCCCCGGCGAGACCGGCTACGTGGTCGCCGCAATCCGCACCCTCAAGGACGTGCGCATCGGCGATACGGTGACGCTCGAGAACGACCCGGCGTCCGAGGCCCTCCCCGGCTTCCAGTTCCCACGCCAAATGGTCTTCTGCGACTTCTACCCCGCCACCAGCGAGGACGGCGAGGGCAGCGACTTTGAGATGCTCCGCGACGCCGTCGAGAAGCTCTCGCTGAACGACTCGTCGTTCACCTTCGCGCCCGTGCACAGCGAGGCCCTGGGCTTCGGCTACCGCTGCGGATTCCTCGGCCTGCTCCACATGGACATCATCCAGGAGCGGCTGGAGCGAGAGGGCGGCGTCGAGATCGTCCAGACCGCGCCCACCGTGTCCTACCAGGTGCTCATGCGCAGCACCGGCACCGTCACCGGCAAGTCCGGCCAGGCCCTCAAGCCCGTCGACCCCAAGAGCGAGCACTACGTCGCCCCCGCCGAGGGCATGCAGCTGCTCGAGGTCAACAACCCCGCCGACCTGCCCGACATGGGCACCATCGAAGAAATCCGCGAGCCCATCTGCCGCGTCGAGATCATGCTCCCCAAGGAGTACATCGGCGACGTGATGAAACTCTGCCTCGACCGGCGCGGCCTCTACAAGGCCCAGACCTTCGTCTCCCAGTCCCGCGAGATGGTCACCTTCGAGATCCCTCTCGCCGAGATCATCTACGACTTCTTCGACAAGATGAAGGGCCTGACCAGCGGCTACGGCACCATGGACTACGAGATCATCGGCTACAAGGCCGACCGCCTCGTCAAGCTCGACATCCTCATCAACGGCGACCCCGTCGAGGCCCTAGCCGTCATCGTCCACCGCGACCGCGCCGAGTACCGCGGGCGCGGCCTCGTTTCCAAGCTCCGCGAGCAGATCCCCCGCCACCAGTTCGAAATCCCCGTGCAGGCCGCCATCGGCGGCAAGATCATCGCCCGCGAGACTATCAAGGCCTTCCGCAAGAACGTCCTCGCCAAGTGCTACGGCGGCGACGTCAGTCGCAAGCGCAAGCTGCTCGAGAAGCAGAAGGAAGGCAAGAAGCGCATGAAGAACGTGGGCAGCGTCACGATCCCGCAGGAAGCCTTCATGGCGGTGCTGGACCAGGGCGACTAA
- a CDS encoding lipid II flippase MurJ produces the protein FDPDETPVVAAALAAFSIGLSFNGMQLMLNRAFFSLQSPWTPTWIALVNLALNVALYAALYPVGAWGIPLAISLSNIAATAILLAVLRPRLGSVDFRAVGLALARVALASAALAGAAYVVWAGLDGALGRSLGAQLVSVGGALAAGAAVYLVCCRLLGVREIEPLLTLPGRVRRR, from the coding sequence GTTCGATCCGGACGAGACGCCTGTGGTCGCGGCCGCGCTCGCGGCGTTCTCGATCGGGCTCTCCTTCAACGGCATGCAGCTGATGCTCAACCGCGCATTCTTCAGCCTGCAGTCGCCGTGGACGCCGACGTGGATCGCACTGGTCAACCTCGCGCTCAACGTCGCGCTGTACGCGGCCCTGTATCCGGTCGGCGCATGGGGGATCCCGCTCGCGATCTCGCTGTCGAACATCGCGGCGACGGCGATCCTGCTCGCCGTCTTGCGCCCGCGACTCGGATCCGTCGACTTCCGCGCCGTCGGGCTCGCCCTCGCGCGCGTCGCGCTCGCGTCGGCCGCGCTGGCCGGTGCTGCGTACGTCGTCTGGGCGGGACTCGACGGCGCGCTCGGCCGCAGCCTCGGCGCGCAGCTCGTGTCGGTCGGAGGCGCGCTCGCCGCCGGCGCCGCCGTCTATCTCGTTTGCTGCCGTTTGCTCGGAGTTCGTGAGATCGAGCCGCTGCTAACGTTGCCCGGCCGCGTCCGCCGGCGCTGA